Proteins encoded together in one Cyanobium sp. WAJ14-Wanaka window:
- a CDS encoding glycosyltransferase family 39 protein — MKTMLDWKLIALRSWIHGNPLLALVAAIAMVRLAMLATYPLMDTTEARYADIAQIMADKNDWITPWFRPGVPFWGKPPLSFWATVISFKLFGANEFTARFPHWILGIIGGWFVWDLGIRRSKREAVIAISLLSGCLIYYFASGAVMTDMALTLGLVVSMWSFWLSVQSASEYPRSGGVIWLFFVSLGWGLLAKGPLAIVLAFLAIGAWLLFNRSFFPAVVRLPWIRGPLLSLLVAAPWYWAAEAKTPGFLNYFLIGEHINRFLVPGWNGDLYGNAHHHAHGTIWIYLIYMLIPWTILLPLFLFYRNRRLSFPISQLQAPFAVAGDDGWRNYLLCWGLAPAVFFTFSRNIIMPYVLPGIPALALLGGYYLVRFDPARVDRLLTLGLRIILIGSLLFMLVFPLTGYGERKSQRSLVNVYSRLSQPGSRLVYWDQYPFSAGFYSRDRVVSVFDKQQLTAQLDQPGRLYLALGRGDQSLLQSSEFVGKFDRIKDFRRYSLYRESIASAKT; from the coding sequence ATGAAAACAATGCTGGACTGGAAACTAATTGCATTGAGGAGTTGGATCCACGGCAATCCCCTTTTGGCCCTAGTGGCGGCCATTGCCATGGTGAGGTTGGCAATGTTGGCTACATATCCCCTTATGGATACCACTGAAGCTCGCTATGCCGACATTGCTCAAATTATGGCCGATAAGAATGATTGGATAACCCCGTGGTTTCGGCCTGGTGTTCCATTCTGGGGTAAGCCACCGTTGTCATTTTGGGCTACCGTCATTAGCTTTAAGTTATTCGGTGCTAACGAGTTTACTGCCCGCTTTCCCCATTGGATTCTGGGGATAATTGGTGGTTGGTTTGTCTGGGATCTTGGCATTCGTCGCTCAAAACGAGAGGCCGTCATAGCTATCTCCTTGTTAAGTGGATGTTTGATTTATTATTTTGCTTCTGGTGCAGTAATGACCGACATGGCCCTAACCCTTGGGCTAGTTGTATCAATGTGGAGCTTTTGGTTGAGTGTCCAATCTGCTTCTGAGTATCCTCGAAGCGGTGGTGTTATTTGGTTATTTTTTGTTAGCTTGGGTTGGGGTTTATTGGCAAAGGGACCCCTGGCCATAGTACTTGCCTTTCTTGCCATAGGTGCCTGGCTACTTTTCAATCGATCATTTTTCCCTGCTGTAGTTAGATTGCCCTGGATCAGAGGTCCCCTACTTAGTCTTTTGGTTGCAGCTCCCTGGTATTGGGCAGCCGAGGCTAAGACCCCTGGCTTTCTAAATTACTTTTTGATTGGGGAGCATATCAATCGCTTCCTAGTCCCAGGCTGGAATGGGGACTTGTATGGCAATGCCCATCATCATGCCCATGGAACTATATGGATATATTTGATTTACATGCTCATCCCTTGGACAATCCTGCTTCCTCTTTTTCTGTTCTACCGTAATCGCAGATTGAGTTTCCCAATCTCCCAGCTTCAAGCTCCATTTGCTGTTGCGGGCGACGACGGCTGGAGAAACTATTTGCTTTGTTGGGGCTTAGCACCTGCTGTATTTTTTACTTTTTCTAGGAATATCATCATGCCCTATGTATTGCCAGGCATCCCGGCGTTGGCCTTGCTAGGTGGTTACTATCTTGTCCGCTTTGATCCTGCAAGGGTTGATCGGCTGCTTACCCTCGGCTTGAGAATCATATTGATCGGCTCTTTACTATTCATGCTTGTTTTCCCGTTGACAGGTTACGGTGAGCGTAAATCACAACGATCACTAGTTAATGTATATTCACGATTAAGTCAACCTGGATCCCGTTTGGTTTACTGGGATCAATATCCATTTTCGGCTGGATTTTACAGTAGGGATAGGGTGGTTTCCGTTTTTGACAAGCAACAACTTACGGCCCAGCTTGATCAGCCTGGTCGTTTGTATCTGGCATTGGGACGTGGTGATCAATCCCTCCTTCAGAGTTCGGAATTTGTTGGTAAGTTTGACAGGATCAAGGATTTTCGCCGTTATTCCCTGTATCGCGAAAGTATTGCTTCAGCTAAGACTTAA
- a CDS encoding glycosyltransferase, which produces MLPTFNERGNIEAVIMPLLSLSDKFDLEILVVDDDSSDGTAELVCSLSRQIPEIRLIRRVGRSGLASAIKEGLLDSTGELAVVMDSDGQHDPSAVHEALEKLLDDDLDVVIGSRFHLDAQLHGLSSRREFGSNWANATARFSLPDVYGNLTDPMSGFFTLHLNRVMGLIRGVDVNGFKFLYELLAVSRGSLRVRDVPLTFQPRHYGSSKLDLAIFWDFLISILHSLSFRILPRRAISFAIVGASGVVVQLMVTQLLMLYQRIAFENALPWAVITAATSNYLVNNALTFRFQRLKGLGLVRGLIKFLLVASLPVVANVGVASAFHRFVSSDLVGAQMAGILVVFVWNYAASSRFVWNTP; this is translated from the coding sequence GTGCTGCCAACCTTTAATGAGCGCGGCAATATCGAAGCTGTGATTATGCCGCTGCTAAGTTTGTCCGATAAGTTTGATTTGGAGATACTAGTCGTTGACGACGACTCTTCAGACGGCACCGCTGAGCTTGTTTGCAGCCTTTCTAGGCAAATACCCGAAATTAGGTTGATTCGGCGAGTTGGACGCTCTGGCCTGGCAAGTGCAATCAAGGAAGGCCTACTCGATTCCACCGGAGAGCTGGCGGTGGTAATGGATAGTGATGGGCAACATGATCCATCAGCAGTCCACGAAGCTCTGGAAAAACTCCTAGATGATGATCTTGATGTTGTAATTGGAAGTCGTTTTCACCTCGATGCCCAATTACATGGGCTTAGTTCTAGAAGAGAATTTGGCTCTAATTGGGCAAATGCCACTGCCAGATTCAGCCTGCCCGATGTCTATGGGAACCTCACGGATCCCATGAGCGGATTTTTTACCCTTCACCTGAATAGGGTCATGGGCCTGATCAGGGGAGTTGATGTCAACGGGTTCAAGTTCCTCTATGAGCTATTGGCCGTTAGCAGGGGCAGCCTGCGCGTGAGAGATGTCCCCTTAACTTTTCAGCCGCGTCACTATGGCAGTTCAAAATTAGATTTGGCAATCTTCTGGGACTTTTTGATTTCAATTTTGCATAGCCTTAGTTTTCGAATCCTGCCAAGAAGGGCCATAAGTTTTGCGATTGTAGGAGCAAGCGGGGTGGTGGTTCAATTAATGGTTACCCAGCTATTAATGCTTTATCAGCGCATCGCATTCGAGAACGCTTTGCCATGGGCTGTTATTACAGCAGCCACCTCGAATTACCTTGTAAACAATGCATTGACCTTTAGATTTCAGAGGCTTAAGGGGCTTGGCTTAGTTCGTGGCTTAATTAAGTTTCTGCTGGTGGCTTCCCTGCCCGTAGTTGCGAATGTTGGGGTTGCTTCTGCATTCCATCGATTTGTTTCTAGTGATCTGGTTGGAGCTCAAATGGCAGGGATATTAGTTGTGTTCGTTTGGAATTATGCCGCTTCTAGCCGGTTTGTTTGGAACACCCCCTAG
- the rpoD gene encoding RNA polymerase sigma factor RpoD: MSPAAATPATAAKSKAKLATPEALLVKSATGEVLEAPDTSVADGVAKKPAAKKPAAKKATVKKPAVKKPAAKKPAAKKPAAKKVAAPKADLDAAAAGLVAAAVQPNVDAAEAEFEDTAEVDDKAAKALASIKVGPKGVYTEDSIRVYLQEIGRIRLLRADEEIELARKIADLLHLEELAAQFEVDHGHLPDNKEWAALVEMTNIKFRRRLMLGRRAKEKMVQSNLRLVVSIAKKYMNRGLSFQDLIQEGSLGLIRAAEKFDHEKGYKFSTYATWWIRQAITRAIADQSRTIRLPVHLYETISRIKKTTKTLSQEFGRKPTEEEIAESMEMTIEKLRFIAKSAQLPISLETPIGKEEDSRLGDFIEADIENPEQDVAKNLLREDLEGVLATLSPRERDVLRLRYGLDDGRMKTLEEIGQIFDVTRERIRQIEAKALRKLRHPNRNGVLKEYIK; this comes from the coding sequence ATGAGCCCTGCTGCTGCAACCCCTGCTACTGCTGCTAAGTCCAAAGCCAAATTGGCGACGCCTGAAGCTTTGTTAGTTAAATCCGCCACTGGTGAGGTGCTCGAAGCACCCGATACATCCGTTGCTGATGGCGTGGCTAAAAAGCCTGCCGCCAAGAAGCCTGCGGCTAAAAAAGCCACTGTCAAAAAGCCTGCTGTCAAAAAGCCCGCGGCCAAAAAGCCCGCGGCCAAAAAACCTGCAGCTAAAAAAGTCGCTGCCCCTAAGGCCGATCTAGATGCGGCAGCAGCGGGCCTGGTGGCAGCTGCCGTCCAGCCAAATGTGGATGCGGCAGAGGCTGAGTTTGAGGACACCGCTGAGGTGGACGACAAGGCGGCGAAGGCCTTGGCGAGCATCAAGGTGGGACCTAAAGGGGTCTACACCGAGGATTCAATTCGGGTTTACCTCCAGGAAATTGGCCGTATTCGCCTGCTAAGGGCGGATGAGGAAATTGAACTGGCCCGCAAAATTGCCGACCTACTGCACCTAGAGGAGCTGGCCGCGCAATTTGAAGTGGACCATGGCCATCTGCCTGACAACAAGGAGTGGGCTGCCCTTGTTGAGATGACCAATATCAAGTTCCGGCGTCGCCTGATGCTGGGGCGCAGGGCCAAGGAAAAGATGGTCCAATCGAACCTCCGCCTGGTGGTCTCGATCGCCAAGAAGTACATGAACCGTGGCCTGTCCTTCCAGGACCTAATCCAGGAGGGCAGCCTGGGCCTGATCCGGGCCGCAGAAAAATTCGACCACGAAAAGGGCTACAAGTTCTCCACTTATGCCACCTGGTGGATCCGTCAGGCCATTACCCGGGCCATCGCCGATCAAAGCCGCACCATCAGGCTGCCGGTTCACCTATACGAAACGATCTCGCGCATCAAAAAGACCACCAAGACCCTCTCCCAGGAATTTGGCCGCAAGCCCACAGAGGAGGAGATTGCAGAGTCGATGGAGATGACCATCGAGAAGCTGCGCTTCATTGCCAAGTCTGCCCAGCTGCCGATTTCCTTGGAAACTCCGATCGGCAAGGAGGAAGATTCTCGCCTAGGTGACTTCATTGAGGCCGACATAGAGAATCCCGAGCAGGACGTGGCCAAGAACCTGCTGCGTGAAGATCTTGAAGGGGTACTCGCCACCCTTAGCCCAAGGGAGAGGGATGTGCTGCGTCTTCGCTATGGCCTTGATGATGGCCGCATGAAGACCCTAGAAGAGATCGGTCAAATCTTTGATGTGACCCGTGAGCGCATTCGTCAAATTGAAGCCAAAGCCCTGCGTAAGCTTCGCCACCCCAACCGCAACGGCGTACTGAAGGAATACATCAAGTAG
- a CDS encoding glycosyltransferase family 39 protein has protein sequence MINSLGKWCEVEGRRPALAGFLALLGLCILVFWNQLGSLGLMDKTEGLFVEIPRQMLLSGDWITPRWNGETFFDYPVWGYWMVALSFRVFGVTEWAARCPTALSATVTVLALFGVVLRLGSREESSRNRVGRATLAGTLLALSPGWIGWARASVTDMFLASAISLALLGFLLAYLAGSCLNQRKIGHVTLALFCGIAVMAKGPVGLLLPGLVIIGFLFLKGQLFSEIRATPWIPLVSLFLGVTLPWYVAATQANGWEFLQRFIGYSNFQRFTSVLYSHPGPPWFYLPWLLLLMLPWSLFLPVALVRLRFWQLSEWRQNRSESDVALFAVLWITLIFLFFSLASTKLPGYILPVLPAGALTVSLLFQPFQPDRPFGRGLVITGWINSGLLAVSSLAIVLLPRFLRPIPDFPNFNRALLSALNPVAISIYLALLSGAIIFLSIRPGRLPFIWVPNAVVLLSAITFSLPLVSPIVDRERLKPVRELARIAGDISAPDQPIVVVGFKRYSSIFYSNRSALFVRKSDQVFEAYIGKQAALKNEPEFDSRSINSDQSVLVLGTGRELKEFGFSGEGFGLNSLAYPYSISLYGETCSLIARRSSHLLIRCPLQVFFKH, from the coding sequence ATGATCAATTCTCTCGGTAAATGGTGTGAGGTTGAAGGACGTCGACCTGCACTAGCTGGCTTTTTGGCTTTGCTTGGTTTATGCATCTTGGTCTTTTGGAACCAGCTGGGAAGCTTGGGCTTGATGGATAAAACTGAGGGTTTATTTGTTGAGATTCCTCGACAAATGCTGCTCTCTGGAGACTGGATCACCCCCAGATGGAATGGCGAAACCTTTTTCGACTACCCAGTCTGGGGCTACTGGATGGTTGCCCTCAGCTTTCGTGTATTTGGTGTGACGGAATGGGCGGCTAGGTGTCCAACAGCCTTATCAGCCACGGTCACGGTTTTGGCCCTTTTTGGGGTTGTCTTGAGGTTGGGATCCCGGGAGGAGTCGAGTCGCAATCGCGTTGGCAGAGCAACCTTGGCAGGCACCTTGCTTGCCCTTTCACCGGGTTGGATTGGTTGGGCCAGGGCTTCAGTTACAGATATGTTTCTTGCAAGTGCCATTTCCCTGGCTCTGTTGGGCTTTCTTCTGGCCTACTTAGCTGGATCTTGCCTGAACCAGCGAAAAATCGGTCATGTCACCTTGGCATTATTTTGCGGCATTGCAGTGATGGCAAAGGGGCCCGTGGGCCTGTTGCTGCCAGGTTTAGTAATCATTGGTTTTTTGTTTCTAAAAGGTCAACTTTTCTCTGAGATTCGCGCTACTCCTTGGATTCCGTTGGTTTCCCTCTTCCTTGGGGTAACACTGCCTTGGTATGTGGCGGCTACCCAGGCAAATGGGTGGGAGTTTTTACAACGTTTTATTGGATATAGTAATTTTCAGCGCTTCACGTCTGTTCTTTATTCTCACCCAGGACCACCATGGTTCTATTTGCCTTGGTTGCTTTTATTGATGTTGCCATGGTCCCTGTTTTTGCCGGTCGCACTGGTCAGGCTTCGCTTTTGGCAGCTCAGCGAATGGAGGCAAAATAGATCGGAAAGCGATGTTGCATTGTTTGCTGTGCTTTGGATAACATTGATCTTTCTTTTCTTTTCTTTAGCTTCAACTAAGCTCCCCGGCTACATATTGCCAGTTCTACCGGCTGGTGCATTGACGGTTTCTCTCCTGTTTCAGCCATTTCAACCCGATCGTCCATTTGGCAGAGGCCTGGTAATTACCGGCTGGATCAACTCTGGCCTATTGGCTGTTTCTTCATTGGCGATTGTCCTACTGCCGCGATTTCTACGTCCCATTCCTGATTTCCCCAATTTTAATCGGGCGCTTCTTAGCGCTCTGAACCCTGTTGCAATCAGCATTTACCTCGCCCTACTCTCGGGCGCAATAATATTTCTCTCGATAAGGCCAGGTCGTCTTCCGTTTATTTGGGTTCCAAACGCAGTCGTGCTGCTATCTGCCATTACCTTTTCCCTACCTTTAGTTTCTCCAATAGTCGATCGAGAACGCCTTAAGCCAGTGCGTGAACTTGCCCGTATTGCTGGTGATATTTCAGCACCAGATCAACCCATTGTTGTTGTTGGTTTCAAGCGCTATAGTTCCATTTTTTATTCGAATAGAAGCGCTTTATTTGTGCGAAAGTCTGATCAGGTTTTTGAGGCTTATATTGGTAAGCAGGCCGCCTTGAAAAACGAACCGGAGTTTGATAGTAGATCTATTAACAGTGATCAGTCAGTTTTAGTTTTGGGCACCGGTAGGGAGTTGAAGGAATTTGGCTTTTCTGGTGAGGGGTTTGGCCTTAATTCCTTGGCTTACCCCTATTCAATCTCCTTATACGGAGAGACCTGTAGTCTCATCGCCCGACGAAGTTCACATTTACTGATCAGATGCCCCCTGCAAGTATTTTTTAAGCACTAG